In one Deltaproteobacteria bacterium genomic region, the following are encoded:
- a CDS encoding putative sulfate exporter family transporter has product MANKGIDWSSLWKKDEWLAVWIGFLIIVLSLAGLKLTGVKFKWTTDGEFASFMAERMPVVEKLAEEAGQKGEQALQEQMVALKSAADSQNRKAVGEAIKKLDEVAKKAKDEGLKKKVAPLVRSVRGEAGNLLDKVFAGENILAAFYILIFFWILATIGAAAMKLEIGKFIAGFPVIFIITFIAQFLAGNYTIFYYGLEYVLWCLLIGLIISNVFGTPKWLMAAARTEYYIKIGLVILGSGILFGEIIQAGGYGIIQGLLVVGVVWYVCYWLARKMKVDEEFSAILASGVSICGVSAAIATAGAVKGDPKKLSYVTSIILVCAVPMMVIMPWIIKATDMNHMVGGAWMGGTLDTSGSVVAAGALVSEAAMKIGVIVKMSQNVLIGFAAFILAIVWTFKKAAPGERPGAIEIWFRFPKFVLGFMVASLIFSFVLDPKTVGVVKGQLGTLRTWWFALAFTCIGLETRFVDLFKMGGGRPAAAFLGAQLFNIFWTLLLAYLIFGGIIFPAPKF; this is encoded by the coding sequence ATGGCAAACAAAGGAATCGATTGGTCTTCGCTGTGGAAGAAAGATGAGTGGCTTGCCGTTTGGATCGGGTTCCTGATTATCGTTTTATCCCTGGCGGGCCTGAAGTTGACGGGTGTCAAGTTCAAATGGACGACGGATGGAGAATTTGCTTCCTTTATGGCTGAGCGGATGCCCGTGGTGGAAAAGCTGGCCGAGGAGGCTGGGCAAAAGGGCGAACAGGCGCTTCAGGAACAGATGGTGGCCCTGAAATCCGCCGCGGACTCCCAAAACCGGAAAGCCGTGGGCGAGGCTATCAAGAAATTGGATGAGGTTGCCAAGAAGGCGAAGGATGAGGGGCTCAAAAAGAAGGTGGCCCCCCTCGTTCGAAGCGTGCGGGGAGAGGCGGGGAACCTCCTGGACAAAGTCTTTGCCGGGGAAAATATCCTGGCAGCTTTCTATATCCTGATTTTTTTCTGGATCCTGGCCACGATCGGCGCCGCGGCCATGAAGCTGGAAATCGGGAAGTTCATCGCCGGGTTCCCGGTCATTTTCATTATCACCTTCATCGCCCAGTTCCTGGCAGGGAATTACACGATTTTTTACTATGGGCTGGAGTACGTCCTCTGGTGCCTTTTGATCGGGTTGATTATCAGCAACGTATTCGGAACCCCCAAATGGCTAATGGCCGCCGCCAGGACCGAATATTACATCAAGATCGGGTTGGTGATTCTGGGATCGGGGATCCTGTTCGGGGAGATCATCCAGGCCGGAGGGTACGGGATTATCCAGGGTCTCCTGGTCGTCGGAGTGGTCTGGTATGTCTGCTACTGGTTAGCCCGGAAGATGAAAGTGGATGAAGAGTTTTCCGCCATTCTGGCCAGCGGAGTCTCCATCTGCGGTGTTTCCGCGGCCATCGCCACCGCGGGCGCAGTTAAAGGGGACCCGAAGAAGCTGAGCTATGTGACTTCTATTATCCTGGTTTGCGCCGTGCCCATGATGGTGATCATGCCCTGGATTATCAAAGCAACCGACATGAATCATATGGTAGGCGGGGCCTGGATGGGAGGGACTCTGGATACGAGCGGCTCCGTGGTGGCTGCCGGGGCCCTGGTGAGCGAAGCGGCTATGAAGATCGGGGTCATCGTCAAGATGTCCCAGAACGTGCTGATCGGGTTCGCCGCTTTCATTCTGGCCATCGTCTGGACCTTTAAAAAGGCAGCGCCCGGAGAGAGACCAGGGGCAATCGAAATTTGGTTTCGCTTTCCAAAGTTTGTCCTCGGATTCATGGTGGCATCGCTCATTTTCTCTTTCGTGCTGGATCCCAAGACCGTCGGGGTCGTAAAGGGGCAGCTGGGAACATTGAGAACCTGGTGGTTTGCCCTGGCCTTTACCTGTATCGGGCTTGAGACTCGTTTCGTTGATTTGTTCAAGATGGGCGGGGGAAGGCCGGCGGCGGCTTTTTTGGGAGCGCAGCTCTTCAACATCTTCTGGACGCTCCTCCTGGCCTATCTCATCTTCGGCGGTATAATTTTCCCGGCTCCTAAATTTTGA